agaggggaaGAGAGGAGGGGCGCAAGTCTAAGGGtttgggtggggtgggggtgtgtggggtgggggtgggagggGAGAGAGGGTGAGGCCAGCCTAAGTGGAACACAGACTGTGCAGCGCCTAAGAGACGGGCACTGCACATTACAAGTGTGGCGCCTATGCCTTAGGCGCTGCAGTGCTGTCTGTGGGGCCGCAACTGGACCAGGGCTGCCACGCTGGCAGGAGGCGCGACGTCTAAGGCAGAGGCGCTGCATAGTAGTGTGCGGCGCCTAGCTGTCGGGCGCCACACGAAAGGGTCAGTAGAGTGAATTTTTTTCGAAAGCAGGTCagtttgtgatttgatttcgcCCTGAGGTCAAATATGTGATTTCTGCCCTGCAGCGGTAGTACCCTCATGTGGTGGGTGGTGGTGAGCTCACAACATCTGTTGGGAAGGACGAGATGGACTGAGATAGAGGAGAGATGTGTGGTCGAGAAAAGAGGAGACGGCGGGGGTCCACAATTCGCGACGGCGTCGTGGCCTTGCAACATCGGCGTGACAACGCAACTTCAGAGCAAAGCTTGACAACAACGAAGAATTAGTTTTGGGGAAAGGATGTGTTAGAGGAAGAAAACGATTGGTCGAGGGGAAAAGGTCGTGTGAATGAGAACGTTCAACTTGGGATAAAGTGGAGACAGGGGGACTGTGTGTGGGCCTGGAAGAGCACGTCCCGCACGCGAGAGTGGCTGATGAAGAACCCACATCAATTGGGTGAAAACAACCAATTTCCTTTATTCGGTCATTTTAGCAAGATCTGAGTCCAAACATGGACCGATACAATCCGACGGTATACAAAACCAGCTCGGTCGCGCAACACTCCTTAGCTAGGCTATGGGCACCGTTATTAACTGAACGCCACACCAAAGCTACCTTAAACTCCTTCCTGAGCAGACCATTCACTTCTTCGATCATCAGCCCATACATAGACTTGTCTTTCTCTGGGTTGATCAACTTGACGGCAATGGTTTGGAGTCATTCTGGAGCACTAGCTTCTACACCTCACCTCCATGGCCAGTTGGATCACTCGCATGTATGCTTTATGCTCCGCCAATTCAAGGTCAGAGGTGGCAGGGGAAAACAGCACGTCCCTGCAAGGTGGGTGCCATGGTGGCAGACCTGGCCAAACGGGCCGGCCCGGCCCATCATAATCGTGCCTGGCCCGGCACGGCCCGCCAGGGCACGATTACTATACAGGCCAGGAATATATGTGATTGGTGACCGATGAGACTACGTGCTACGAACGACGAGGGCAGATGTTGTGATTGGTGAGACAACATGCTACAATCAGTAGGAATATATGTTGCAAATGGTGTGACAAAATTTTGTGAGGTCCATTGGACAGTGCTGAGTCCAGCACGCATCTCCATGCAAAAGTTCAACGGTTGAGCGGTCGATAGATACTTGGACTTAACAACCCCGTACTATTTTTCCTTACACTATCAAAGATATTTGGTTCCCGTAAAAAAAAATCAAAGATATTTGGTTATGGTATAGGGTAAATCTGCTCTTTCTTGAAATAAAACCACGTGCCAAATTGAGAAGTGCTATGTAGTACTTTTTCTTTACTCCTCCATATTAGGAAGAATGGAACGAAATCCTTGGATAACACCTCTACCTTGTCTGAAAATGATATCCGTCAGATCCTCAAAATGGCTGCATCCTAACGATCCAACAATCCGAGCCTTATTCCTACACGACCTTAACAAATCGATTTTGATAAAGGAAGAACGCCCATTACGAATTTTCACTTTCATATTTCGAAGATTTTACAGAATTATTGATTTTTGGtgctttttttttcctttttctcaaATACTTCATAGTTTGGATTGCTTACCGGTCAATTAATTATGGAAAAGTATTAAAACCAACTGACTGATCTCTCACATACGTAAACCGCGCGTAGCGCTCGACACGTGTCCCCGGGCCCATCCACCGCTTCCCCCTCCTCCAGCGAGCTTATCTCATCCGCACATTTTTCCTTCTCCCAATTCTGTTCGTCCCAGCTCGAGGGAGTAGCTCCCATGGCGCGCCGCTGCTGCGAACCAAAAGAGGAGGGACAGCGCACACCACCAGCTGCATCACCGCCGTCGCCGTGGGGCCGCAACCCAGCGTGGGCAACGCTCGACGCACTGCTGCGACGCAACACACAGGCGGGAGGGCGACCGCTCGTTTGGTGCTGCAGGCGATGCGGCACGACGCTCGTCGACGACCGTCGGTGCTGCAATGCAGCAATGCGTCCACGGCCGCGAGCTGCGACGCAACAACTCGTTCACGGCGCCGTGCTGTGATGCAACCTCGTCGGCGCTACGATGCAATCTCGTCGCCGCTATTGTTGGTGATATAAGTCGTCGTCTTTGGAGCTTCAACGGATCGCTCGTCGGCGGTTACCCGTGCTCCAATGCAGCACTCGTGCAACGCTCGTCGGCGGCTCGATGCAGCGACTCTGACGACTCTCGGGGGGAGGTTGGTGTAGCAATGGAGCTGCAGCACAACAGCATGATGCTACGCGCCAGGGCGGCGGAGTTGCAGTGCAACACTCCGGTGGGGCGGCTGGCGACAGAGCTGCAGTGGAGCGGGGCGCGGTGCTACGCACAGGGCAGCGGAGCTGCAGTGCAACACTCCGGTGGAGGGCGGAGCTGTAGTGCAGCGGGGCGTGGTGGTGGCGTAGTGGCGCGCAGGGCGGCGAAGCTGCAGCTGCCGTGGAACACTCCGATGGGGCGGCGGAGCTCTGCAACGTTCCGTCCCGCTGATGCTGGTGCGGCTGCCGAGTTTGCAGCGTGATGTGCTGACCAGATCCAACGGGCGACGAGCGTTGGATCGACGGCCCAGGACCCGACTGATTTCTCAGGGAAATCAGCCGGCTGATATGTAGCAGTGGCCATTAGTTATTTGTTCTTCTGAAATGTACTCCAGTCAATGAGGTTGGCACACCGTACGCATGCACGTTTAGCCCGCTGATCACAGACCAATCACATCCTCCTGTATGGGCCCACCAGTTTTTTTTTCCGGTTATCCATCCATTTCCGCACATGCGCGCACGAGGCACGCTTTGCAGCTGACCACCGTGTAAAGTTGACGAGTGTCGACGGAGACCACtcgcccgccaccgccgccgcaggGAGAAAGCAGTTACTCCTGCCACTGGTCAGACCCAGACCCGGCACCCACGACAAAGCCCACCCGCACGCGCGAAACACACACAGCAACAGCCAACCGAGAGCTCGATCGACCAGCCGGCGCGGCGATCCGATCGCgatggccacggcggcggcggcggcggacccGCGGAGCGGCTACTGCGCCGCGACGGGCGCGTTCCGGAGCAAGCGCGCGGAGGTGCCGCTCCCGGCGGGCCGGGACCTGGACGTGGTCACCTTCCTCGCCTCCCGCCGCCACTCGGGCGTCGTCGCGCTCGTCGACGCCTCCACGGGCCGCCGCACCACCTTCGCCGAGCTCTGGCGGGCGGTCGCCGGCGCCGCCACCGCGCTCGCCGCGCCGCCCTTCGGCCTCCGCAAGGGCCACGTCGCGCTCATCCTCTCCCCCAACTCGGTCCACTTCCCCGTCGCCGCGCTCGCCGCCATGTCGCTCGGCGCCGTCGTCACCACCGCCAACCCGCTCAACACCGCCGCCGAGGTCGCCAAGCAGGTCGCCGACGCCCGCCCCGTCCTCGCCTTCACCACCCGCGACCTCCTCCCcaagctcccccgcgccgccgacGGCCTCCGCGTCGTGCTCCTcgagtcctcctcctctcccgctcCCGCCGACCCGCGCATCGTCGCCACCATCGACGAGATCTCCGCCACGGCGCCCGACCCCGCGCGCCGCCGGGACCGCGTCACGCAGGACGACCAGGCCACGCTGCTCTACTCCTCCGGCACCACGGGGCCCAGCAAGGGCGTCGTCGCCACGCACCGGAACCTCATCTCCATGGTCCAGATCGTCATGAACCGCTTCCGCCTCGAGGACTCGGACACCACCGAGACCTTCCTCTGCACGGTGCCCATGTTCCACGTCTACGGCCTCGTCGCCTTCGCCACCGGCCTGCTCGGCTGCGGCGCCACCATCGTCGTGCTCTCCAAGTTCGAGCTCCCCGAGATGCTGCGCTGCATCAGCGCCTACGGGGTCACCTACCTGCCGCTCGTGCCGCCCATCCTCGTCGCCATGGTCGCGCACCCCAAGCCGCTGCCTCTGGGCAACCTGCGCAAGGTGCTCTCCGGCGGCGCGCCGCTCAGCAAGGAGCTCATCGAAGGCTTCAGGGAGAAGTACCCGCAGGTGGAGATCCTGCAGGGGTACGGGCTGACGGAGAGCACGGCCATCGGCGCGTCCACGGACTCGGCCGAGGAGAGCCGCCGGTACGGGACCGCCGGGCTCCTGTCGCCCAACACCGAGGCCAAGATCGTCGACCCTGATACCGGCGAGGCGCTGCCGGTGAACCGCACCGGCGAGCTCTGGATCAGGGGACCCTACGTCATGAAAGGTACAAAAATTAAAGTTCATGAACCATGTGGCTGCACATTATTCCGCCGTTTTCATGCTACTCCATCTAGATGATCCGGCATTTTCTTCGATTAGCGTGCTGCACGCTGGGAATTTAGAATGTATCTCTGATCACTGCGAATTGTCAACACTAAATGTGTTCGGAATGAACTAACAGTTTGATTCTGTTTTCCAATATGAACATATATAATTGTGTTTCCATTTGTAGTTCGATGATCCGACAGTTTGCTCGATTAGCGAGCTGCAGACTGTAATTTAGAATGTCTTTGGGTAACTGCGTACGGGCACCGTCAAAGCTAACACGCATAAATTAACAAAAGGATTCGGTTTTAGTTCCAATTGTGCTCTCATTTTGTTTAGACCACGCGGCATTTTATTCGATTAGCGAGCTGCACGCTGGAATTTAAAATGTCTCTCTGCATCACTGCGAATCCTCAACGTACTAAACATGTTCAACAACAATAGAAGAATTTTGTTCTAGTTGGGAGTCCAGATCACATTGGATTTTTGATAGACCACATGGGATAAGTTGTACTAGTAGGTAACATTCACGTGCATCATGTGTATGAGTAGTTCAGGGTGTGTTTGAATGATGCTGCCTCGACATAATTTCGGTGGTGAAAATGCCTGATAACTCCAGTTCTCTCTAATGGTTCTCTATTGTGGTATGGGAGTAGTGTCAACATAGAGCCAAAACTCTGTTCGTCTTTTCTTTTGCCGGTTGTAGGTGTCACCTTCAGTTACTGGCTGTTATGCTGTGGCTGATGATGGTATCATTTGTTTTCTGTTTTCATACTATTTGAAGCTTAGTGGAATAATAGTACTCATAAAGGGATTTTTCAGACAGATACTCATAGGAGGCTCAACCCAACCACCCAGGTCCGAGTCATCTTTGCTGCATCTTTCGGTTCCCATCCCTCTAATAAGTAGTGGTGTCAGCAGATTGAGTCGCAAGCTTAAATTCCAGAATAAGTATGTCTGGCTTGGAATTATTTGTGTGTTCAGAACCGAACGCACATCAGTTGGTGGATGAGTTAACTGAACTCCCACCCGCCGCCTTGATGATACTTTGGACTATGTTAATTGCATTGAGTGCAATGTGTCTTGTCCCTGGAATTCACTACATGAACTGTTTCATGACAGTACATCTGGGTGTGTTCTTGTGTCATCTAATATCCCTAGCTTCGAGTTAACTCCAGACGATGTTTGCATAACATGAACAAGTACACTAGTTAAGTAAGCATagcaaatactccctccgtaaagaaaatataagaacatttagatcacaaaagtagtgatctaaatgcttttatatttctttacagagggagtagttagTAATTAACTTACAGAAGTGCAGAGGATAGTTAGTAAATATTACTACctcaaaacgtcttatattttgggacggagtTAGTAGTTAGTACTCCCTACGTCCccttttttttcgaaaagggggtatcgccccagcctctgcatcggaacgatgcatacggccaaaCATTCAGAAACAAGTACATTAGTTGAGTACACTAGCTAATGCACAAGGCATCGTTGATAAAAAGAAGAACGAAATTCGGTTTCAAAAGAAATCAGAAGAAATTAAGACTAAACTGAGTACTGGTTTCAATATGCATTCATAAGTGAAGAATGTTTTCTCATGAGATAAACCTTACATGGATTCATTTGCACGGCATCGTATAAGCATCAGTAGGGTTGTGGAGGGTGTGCTCCGACAACTAATAGTCCAAATAGAAATAGTTATTTCATTTTCAAGACGTCACACTGTCCAGCTGCTAACGTATTGCGGAACTGAGAGTGCTAGGATCATCAACATTCAGAGTGAATATAAATCGGTTCAGTCCCTAGAATATGGTAGCTCTTGCATTTTAGCATCCTATGAAATGATGCGTTTCAAGAAGTTATCGCCCTGTTGTAATAGCACCCTCGCCCCTCGGCAAGGTGAAACTTGCAGTCCAAAGTAAAAGTGTCCAGCCGTCCATAGTCATATAATGCTAGTAGAAAAAAAAAATCATCTCAAGTTGCAATATTGATCTCCCCAGGATACTTCAACAACACAGAGGCAACACAGGCGACGGTGACGCCCGATGGATGGCTCAAGACCGGAGACCTCTGTTACATAGACGAGGATGGCTATCTCTTCGTGGTGGACCGTCTGAAAGAGTTGATCAAATACAAAGGCTATCAGGTAAAAAGATCACTAAATGGCACAGGCCGATGTCTCTTCTGAAAGACAGGCTCCTGAACTTCTTACTGTACCTTGGCATCTGAATGTAACCTGTGTATAAAATAGGTGCCTCCGGCAGAGTTGGAAGCTCTTCTGCTGACACATCCAGAGGTTTCCGATGTTGCTGTCATTCCGTAAGTTCACCGAGATACTGTTGATCAGTTAGGCACTTCTATCGACATAGTTATGCCAGATTTCTTAAATGGTTTGGTCTTTCTCTAGGTTTCCGGACAGGGATGTCGGTCAGTTCCCGATGGCCTATGTCGTGAGGAAGAAAGGGAGCAACCTGTCAGCCCAGGAGGTGATGGAGTTTGTGGCGAAACAGGTGCGCAGAGCGCGACTCATGGaagataaaatccaacaaaatgAACCATCTCCCTCTTCACCATTGACACATTGACGATTTGTCTAGCTTATTCATGCAATCTCTCTGACCTTGTGCTGTAAAATGTTGGTACAGGTAGCACCTTACAAGAAGGTCAGGAAGGTGGCATTCGTGACGGACATCCCCAAGAATGCGTCTGGCAAGATACTGAGGAAGGATCTTATCAAGCTCGCGACGTCCAAGCTGTGAAATGTCGACCGTTATCCTGCTCTGTGTTATCCTCTGAAATGTCAATTGATTCATCCTTGGATCCTCATCATTGTACAATTATTATTTTCTCTTTTGCCCTTCGTCCCAATAGCACTCTGAGTATCTGTAACTGAAGGATTTCAGCGGATGTGTAGTACATGAGAGGTCTCTGTGTAAATTGGTTCTGTAGCACTTACGGGAGGGTCCTCTGCTCAATTGTACCTATACTTGAATAACCAGATCCAAAATATTTTTTGAGTTTGACGTGTAAATGCTGCGAGTGCAAGGTATTATCCAGCAGAGTACATAACATATCCAGCAAGGTATTATCTGGTGCTCCTTATTATCCTCTGAAGTGTCAACTGATTCATCTTGGATCTTCATCATTGTACAATTATTATTTTCTCTTTGGCCCTTCGTCCCAATAGCCCTTTTGGTATCTGTAACTGAAGGATTTCAGCAATTGTGTAGTACATGAGGTCTCTATGTAAATTGGCTCTATACAAGCTCTGTTGTATCTAGACTTGAATAACCAAATCCAAGATTATTTTCCGAGTTTCAGATGTAAATACTGCAAGTGCGAGGTGTTATGAAGCAGAGTACACATTTATGCTTGCAAATTTAGTGTGCAGATTTTTTTCTGAAAAGGAGGTAGTTTACTGTTCAGTATGTTCATGCCATTTCTTCATTCTTGGCTACGGTGGCCAGTAACCTTAGCTGTtacgtactccctccattccataacatagagtatttaacaaaaaactatcACAATTCAGGCAGCCCTCCCCCGAACTACCACCTTGCAATTCTTGTGCAAAACATACCAATTTTACTCTAATTTTTCACCTCCTGCCCTGACAGGTTGATCTTCCAGAATTGATTATCACTTGACCAGAATTGTAAAATGGTAGTTCTGGGGAAGGTTGCCTGAATTGtattccctccgttccaaaatactcgtcatggttttagttcaaatttgaactaaaaccacgacgagtaatttggaacggagggagtaataaattTTTGTTAAATATACTCCATATGGGACAGAGGAAGTATGTTCCTTCACTAAATTTCTAATTTTTCTGAaaataatttgatatgtggataTAAAGATTCAATTTCAAACTCAATTCACATATAGAGAAACAGATGAGAAATCATACTGCGAATAACtgtttttttttagttttttcttaGGTGAAGCTGTTTTTTTTAGTTGGTGAACGGATGTTGGTTCAAACTAGGCCATGACATGGGCCCCTTAAAGAAACTGGGCCATGACATGGCCGTTAATAAAGCTGGGTCATGAGCTGGGCCCATTAAAATCTGGGCTCATAGCTTAGCAAATATGCTCTTTCTTTAAGCCCAGGACACCATATGTGGCTAGGCCATCCCCATGATCCGAGATGTATTCCACAAACTGTGGCATTTGATCGTTAATAAAGCTCTTACTACCCCAAAAAAAAGTTGCTCAAAAAAAAGCTAACGTCATCACAGCTTAATTTGGGGACCTCCTATTTCGTGCTTTAAGTGCCGCGGTAGCGAACTGGCGCTCACACGCAGCAcctagtgggccggcccatgaacgCTCAAGGCACCGAAGTAATCTAGCGCGAAAAGCCACCAAAAAAAGACGTTGTCACAGGAAAACAAACTCACGCCGCAAATATTCCTGAATGAGGTTGACTACCACAGTACCATCTCAGTGCTAGTGACCAATTGCAGCGCGCATGCTTTAAGAACATATTAAAAAAAGTTTATGAAATTCAAAAAGTTCGTAAGATTGAGAAAAAACAGAAGAATTTAAAAATTATAGTGAGTTTGAAAAAGTTCCTTGATTTTGAAACATTAGCGTGAGTTTAAAaaattcatcaattttgaaaaaaagttcactaATCTGATAAAAAATATCAATTTGAAAAAGAGTTCAAAGATTTTccaaaaaagttcattgatttaaaaaatcaacaattttgaaaaaagttcatcaattctGAATTCATAGAActgaaaaaagttcatccaaCTCGAAAAAATCCATCGATTTTGCCAAAAAGTTCATCCAATTTTGAACAAGGTTCATCGATTTTGAGAAAAAGTTCATCTAATTGAAAAGcaatcatcaattttgaaaaaaattcatcaaattgaaaaacattcatgcaatttggaaaaaagttcacaaaattgaataaagttcatcgattttgaaaacaAAACTTTACTAATCTGAAAATAAAACCTCTTAttcaagaaaacaaaaaaaaagggaaaaagaaataaaaacgtCCAGAAAATGATCGACGAATCCAAAGAAGAAACGTCAGCTGAATAAAGAAGTAAAAGGAAAGGGAAAAAAGGAAGTGTGCATGAGTAGGGATGATAGCCTAGTGGTACTTTGCAGTACCCTTAGAGCATCTACAGGCGCAGGTTGCAAATTTAGGCCCTCAAATGCCCGCGAACGCGTCTGGGCGCGTCCGCATGCACTGATCGGACATGTCTCATTTGATGGCCACTTGGTAAACACCCACGTCCCTCATATCCGAACCCTCAAAACCATACAACCCATGCAGCGCTATGTAAACACAATCAACAACACGCAGTTCATCGAATCAGCTTTGCATCGCCGGACAAAAGAAGGATAGTTCATCGGTGTTCAACCGCAAATCCATACTACGAACTTAAAACATAGTTAAGTATAAACATAACAGGGGAGGACGGAGGAAATCACCATTTCATCGCCGGCCACTTCCCCTTCCGGTCGTCGGAGCTGTTGTGCCCCTCCTCCGTGTAGGCGTCGGCATATGGAGGTGCGTCGTCGCTGGAGCTGGAGCTGGAGTTACGTCCGAATCGGAGCTGCACCTCATGCCCGACAGCCTGCGGAGCAGGCGGTCCTGCTACTCCGCATGGCGGGCTGCCTTCGCCTTCGCTGCCGCCTCCTTGGTTGCCTCACGCTCCGACAACTCGATGGCGAGTCGAAGCGCCGTGGCATTTTTTCGGCGGAGGCACTGCGCATCCGTCTCCGCCGTCGTCAGACAGCGGCGGAGGACTGGCGCGAGGAGCGCGCCGACAtcgcctctcccctctccctcgcccgCTGCTGCCTGCGCCGGGCTGCCCTTGGACTAGGGCATCCTCGTGCGTCGAGGCCCCGGAGCGGGCACGAGGACCCAGCGATGGCCGGGTACCACTTCCGAACCAGAGGATGGTGGAGGTGGGCGGCGTACCAGGCAGAGCAGAGCTGTTGCTGCTGCGCGGCAGGTGGGAAGGGCCGGCGACATCAGCGGTGCAGCGTCGACAGGTGACGGGCGCTGATGAAGAAGATCAGCCGTTGCCGGGGCGGCCTTGCTCGAGCAACGACCTCCGCAATGCGATGTGGAGGGTCACCTCCTCCACGTCGATGCTCAACCCGTCGGATTCTGAACCGGAGCCACCGCTGCTTCTGTTGCCGACCATCGGATCGGAGGGGAGTAGATCGGAAGTGGAGTGGAATGGAGAGGGGAGTGAAGTGGAGTTCTGATTGACCGATGTCTATGGTTTTCCGGATGGGGGGATATTTGTGGGATCGGGGTGGGCCGGGCTGACGTGGCGGACGCGCCCGGGCGCgcccatatccgc
This genomic window from Aegilops tauschii subsp. strangulata cultivar AL8/78 chromosome 4, Aet v6.0, whole genome shotgun sequence contains:
- the LOC109750362 gene encoding 4-coumarate--CoA ligase-like 4; this translates as MATAAAAADPRSGYCAATGAFRSKRAEVPLPAGRDLDVVTFLASRRHSGVVALVDASTGRRTTFAELWRAVAGAATALAAPPFGLRKGHVALILSPNSVHFPVAALAAMSLGAVVTTANPLNTAAEVAKQVADARPVLAFTTRDLLPKLPRAADGLRVVLLESSSSPAPADPRIVATIDEISATAPDPARRRDRVTQDDQATLLYSSGTTGPSKGVVATHRNLISMVQIVMNRFRLEDSDTTETFLCTVPMFHVYGLVAFATGLLGCGATIVVLSKFELPEMLRCISAYGVTYLPLVPPILVAMVAHPKPLPLGNLRKVLSGGAPLSKELIEGFREKYPQVEILQGYGLTESTAIGASTDSAEESRRYGTAGLLSPNTEAKIVDPDTGEALPVNRTGELWIRGPYVMKGYFNNTEATQATVTPDGWLKTGDLCYIDEDGYLFVVDRLKELIKYKGYQVPPAELEALLLTHPEVSDVAVIPFPDRDVGQFPMAYVVRKKGSNLSAQEVMEFVAKQVAPYKKVRKVAFVTDIPKNASGKILRKDLIKLATSKL